GAGCGGTAGGTCCAGGTCACGTGCCATTGCGTGCTGCCGGCCAGGCGTCGGCTGCCGTAGCCGTGCTGCGGGCCGTACTGGCGCATCTGCTCGGCCAGCTCCGGCGCGCTGCGGCCGAACACGCGGTAGCTCACGCTGCGTTCCTCGATGTCGATCTCACTGGTGGGCGCCGCGGCCGCGACCGCAGCCGTCAGGCCCAGCAGCAGCACCGCCGTCCGTCCCGCCCGCCACGCCGATGCCATGCGCCCCTCCCGCTCAGCGGCAGGCCGCCTCCCGGCCCTGCCCGCACAGATGCAAACGCGAAATCTCCGGCGGCACGCCGAAACGGATCGGCAGGATGCTGGTGCCGATGCCCGGCGTCACGAACAGCTGCCGGCCGTCTTCGACGAAATGCCCGACCGGGTAGGCGCCGTCGGCGCCCTTCCACAGACCCGGACGGCCCAGCAGCGGGAACGCGATCTGGCCGCCGTGGGTATGCCCGGCCACCAGCAGCGACGCCCGCGCCGGCGTCTGCCGGAACACCAGCGGATTGTGGGTGATCGCCAGCGCCGGCGCTTGATCGTTTATTGCGGAAAACGCCTTGCCCACGTCGTGCGGCGCCTCCAGCAGGTCGCCGATGCCGACCATCCACAATCGGCAGCCGCCCAGTCGCACTTCGCGCGCCTCGTCTTCCAGCACCACCACGCCCGCCGACTCCAGCGCGCGGCGCACGCGCGCGCCGTCCTTCCACCAGTCGTGGTTGCCGAGCACGGCGTAGACCGGCTTGCGCGCGGTCAGCGGCTTGAGGTGCTCGGCGACGGTGTCGGCGGGAATGTAGGTGCCCAGGAACACGCTGAGGATCACGTAGTCGCCGGCCATCAGCACCGCCTGCGCGTCGCTGTCGGCCAGGCGCCGGACCAGGCGGTCGAAACGGTCCAGGCCGTTGCGCGGCGAGCCCACGTGCAGGTCCGAGACCAGGTCCACGCGCAGGCCGTCGCAGTCTCGCGGCCAGTTCGGCAGGCCGAAGGCGTAATCGCGTTCGCGCAGCGAGGCCGGCTCGATCACGCAGCCCCAGACCGCGAACGCCAGCACCAGCGCGGCCAGGATCGACGCCGCCCAGCGCCGCTTGCGGCGACGGCGCGGCGGCGACGGCTCGCTCATGCGCCGGACTTGGCCTGCGCGTGCCAGGCGGCCAGCACCTCGGCCTCGCGCGCGGCGCTCAGGCCGGCCTTGGGCTTGGCCCGGCGTTCGGCCGGCAGCGCGCGCCAGTACAGCAGGGTGTCGCGCGCGGTCTCGCGCAGCGGCCGGTAACTCAGGCCGGCGGCCTGGGCCTTGGCGCTGCTGATGCGGCCGAAACCGGCGTACTCGCCCTGCGCCGGGATCCACGCCGGCATGTCCTGCCAGGGACCGACCTTATGCGCCTCCAGGAACGCAGCCGGCACCCAGGTCAGGGTGGAGGCGGGCGCCTTGAGTTCGCCGGCGACCTGCTGGCAGGCGCTCAGCACCTCGCCCATGCTCAGCTTGCCGGCCGGCGCATCGGCGTTGTACGTGCCCAGCGTGCGCCGCTCCAGGCACAGCAGCAGGAACGCGGCCAGGTCGCGCACGTCGATGAACTGGGTCGGGTCCTGCGCGCTGCCCGGCGCGAGGATTTCGCCGCCGCGGTCGGCGCGCGCCGGCCAATAGGTAAAACGGTCGGTGGTGTCGCCGGGGCCGACGATCAGGCCCGGACGCACCACGGTCACCTTGCCCGGCATTTCCTTTTCGGCGGCGCGTTCGCACAGCGCCTTGAGGCCGCCGTAGGTCTCGCCGGTGATCTGGGTGACGTTGGGGTCGGCCAGCTGCGCCAGCGGCGCGGTTTCGTCCTGGTTCGGCGTGTCGGTCTTGGCGTAGACGGAAATCGTCGACACCAGCAGGTACTGGCCCACGCGCGCGCCCAGCAACTGGGTCGAGCGGGTCACGTCGGCGGGCAGGTAGGCCGAGGTGTCCAGCACCGCGTCCCAGCGGCGCTCGCCTTCCAGCGCCTTCATGTCGGTCTTGCGGTCGCCGTGCAGTTGCTCGACGTCGCTGTAGTCCTCGCCCGAAAAGCGATCCGGGTTGGTCTTGCCGCGGTTGAACAAGGTCAGGGTATGTCCGGCCTTGCGCGCGGCCTCGACGAAATGGGGGCCCAGGAAACCGGTGCCGCCCATGACCAGGATCTTCATCGGCTTGGGCTTGGACCGCGGCTTGGCGGTGGCGAACGCGGGCAGGGCCAGCAGGCTGGCGCCGGCAAGGCCGGCGGCGAGGAATTCGCGGCGGTCGGTCATCGGTCGGGTCCGGGCGTGACGGGGTCGGCTGGCAGCGTGCGCTGCGCCCGGACCACCCGCCATGCGCCGAAGGTCATGCCCAGCGCCACCCCGATCCCGACCACGAACACCATGCGCGTGCCCAGCAGGGTCAGCGCCTTGTGCAACCAGACGAAGGTCAGGTCGCTGCCGCGGTAGACCACGGTGTCGACCACCGCCTTGGCCTTGTAGCGCGACTCGCGGTCGACCCGCGTGTACAGGGTTTCGCGGCCGGGCTTGGCCAGCGAGAACTCGCCCGCGCGCGTGGCCACCTGCACGATCGCCACCAGCAAGGGCAGCGGCGACATCGCCAGCAGGGTGTAGCCGAACAGGATCGCCAGCGCCGGCACCAGCAACGCCGGCGCCACGCCCCAGCGGCGCAGCAGGTAGCGGGTCACGAACAGTTGGACGACGATGGTGGTCAGGTTCACCGCGCCGTCGATGGCCGAGTAGTAGCGCGTGGCGTCCTTCGCGCTGGGGTACAGCGCCTTCACGATCGCGGCCTGCTCGTTGTACAGCAGCGTGCCCACACCCACGCCGAAGAACATCACGATCGCCAGCGCGCGCAGCAGCGGCACCTGCCAGACCAGCTTGAGCCCGGCGACGATCGAACCGCCCATCGCCAGCTCGCCGTTGACGCTGCCGCTGGCGCGCTCGCGCCGCATCGCCCACACCCGCAGCTTGAGGATGCACAGCAGGCACACGCACAGGAAGCCGGCCGAGACCAGCAGCAGATTGGCCACGCCCAGCCGCCCCACCAGCGAGCCGGTGATCACCGGCCCCAGCAGCGCGCCCACCGTGCCGCCGGCGCCTATGTAGCCGTACAAGCGCTTGGCGTGTTCGTTGTCGAACACGTCGGCCATGAAGCTCCAGAACACCGTCACCGCGAACAGGTTGAACACCGCGGTCCAGACGAAGAACAGCGCGCCGCGGCCGGGCAGCTCGCGGTGGAAGGCCCAGTAGAAGCCGATCAGGCAGGCGATGAAGATCAGGTACACCGCCGGCAGGAACACCCGGCGCGGAAAGCGCGAGACCAGCGCGCCGTACACCGGCTGCAGCGCCACCATGATCACGAAGGTGCAGGTGAACAGCACCTGCAGGGTGAACTCCTTCAGCGAGAAACCGTAGCCCTGGGCCCAGGCGATCAGCCCCGGCGGGAACACGGTCTCGATGTCGCCCGAGGCGCCCATCGCGTCGCGCACCGGGCGCAGCACGTAGTAGCCGCAGAGCAGGCTGAAGAAGTACAGCAGCGACCACCACAGCGGCGGCGATTCGGCCAGGGCGGCGCGGAAACGGCCCCACTGGCCGGCGGCGGGCGCGCCCTCAGCCATGGCCGCGCGCCTGCGTGCGCACAGCGGCGATCGACGGGTGACGCGGCTGGCGGCTCATGTCGGGCTCCCGTGCGCGCTGGCCGGCACGTGCTGGCCGGCACGTTAGCCCAAGCCGCCGCGGCCCGCCACCGCGGGTTGTTGGGAGCATTTGCTCTAATCGGCAGGCTTAGGGTCGGCCCGTCATAGATAGGGCGTGGGCGTGTACGACTACATCATCATCGGTGCCGGCTCGGCCGGCTGCGTGCTCGCCAACCGCCTCAGCGAAGACCCGGACACCAAGGTGTTGCTGCTGGAAGCCGGGCCGCGCGACCGCCACCCCTTCATCCACATGCCCGCCGGACTGTCCAAGCTGGTCGGCAAGAAGGGCGTGAACTGGGACTACAACACCGCCCCCGAAGCCCAGCTCAACGGCCGCACCCTGTGGTGGCCGCGCGGCAAGGTGCTGGGCGGCTCCAGCTCGATCAACGCCATGTGCTACATCCGCGGCGTGCCCGGCGACTACGACGACTGGGCCGCCTTGGGCGCCGACGGCTGGGACTGGAAGACGGTGCTGCCCTACTTCAGGCGCTCCGAGCGCAACGGCCGCGGCGACGACGCCCTGCACGGCGCCAACGGCCCGCTGTACGTGTCGGACCTGCGCTACACCAACCCGCTGTCGCAGGTGTTCATCGACGCCGGCCGCGAAGCCGGCTACGCGGTGACCCGCGATTTCAACGGCGCCAGCCAGCAGGGTTTCGGCTACTACCAGGTCACCCAGAAGAACGGCGCGCGCTGCTCCAGCGCCGTGGCCTACCTGGACCCGGCGCGCGAACGCCACAACCTGACCATCGTCACCGGCGCCCAGGTCAACCGCATCACCCTGGAGCACGGCCGCGCGACCGGCGTGGTCTACAGCGCGCGCGGCCGCGCCTACCACCAGCAAGCCGGGCGCGAGGTGCTGCTCAGCGGCGGTGCGATCAACTCGCCGCAGCTGCTGATGCTGTCGGGCATCGGCCCGGCCGCGCAGCTGCGCCAGCACGGCATCGAGGTGCGCGTGGACCTGCCGCAGGTCGGCGAGAACCTGCAGGACCACCTGGACATCTGCACCCTGCAGCACAGCACCCAGCGCGTGACCTACGACCGGGTCAGCGACCTGCGCATCGCCTTCGACTACTACCTGCGCGGCCATAGCGGCCCGGGCAGCAGCAACATCGCCGAGGCCGGCGCCTTCGTACGATCGGCGCTAGCCCCGGACGATCGCGCCGACATCCAGCTGCACTTCGTCCCGGGCATGCTGGACGATCACGGCCGCCACCGCCTTCCCGGCGACGGCTACACCCTGCACGCCTGCTTCCTGCGCCCGCGCAGCCGCGGCCGCATCGCCCTGGCCAGCGCCAACGCCGGCGACAAGGCGCGCATCGAGGCGCGCTACCTCAGCGACCCGGAAGGCTTCGACCTGAAGATGATGCTGGAGTGCGCCAAGCTCTCGCGCGAGCTGTTCGCGCAGAAGGCCTTCGACCCCTACCGCGGCGCGCCGATCTTCCCGACGCGCAACGACTACAGCGACGCCGAACTGATCGAATTCATCCGCGAAAAGGCCGAAACCGTCTACCACCCGATCGGCACCTGCCGCATGGGCAGCGACGCGGACTCGGTGGTGGACCCGCAACTGCGCGTGCGCGGCGTCGAAGGCCTGCGCGTGGTCGACGCCTCGGTCATGCCCACCCTGATCGGCGGCAACACCAACGCCCCCACCATGATGATCGCCGAGCGCGCCGCGGACCTGATCCGCGGACGCGCCTGACCCCGTAGCGCAAGGCGAAGCGGCCGGCCGTTCGGGGCCGCCGCTTCGCGGTCGCGTCGCGGCTTACATCTCGACGATCGGCCCTTCCGGATCCGGCACCGGCGGGCAGCCCGCACCCGGCGTGCAGATGCCGACCAGACGCCAGGCGCCGCCTCGGCACTGGTAGTAGTAGCCCGGATCGACCGGATGGTCGTAAGCCACCAGGAACATATGCCCCTCGGTTTCCGCCGTGCAGGCATACGTCGGCTCGGCGGCGACCGGAGCGGTCAGCACGCCCATGGCTCCGAGCAGAACAGCGAATACAGCGCCTTTTGCAGCCCATCGCTTCATTGCGGTTTCCTCCGTTGAAAGCCGCTGATTCGTCCCTTTGGGGCAACGTAAGCGCTCGCCGTTCCATGCGATCGAAAGCGAGCGACTGCGGGAGGCAGCGGCGGCCTCCGCATGCGTGCGCGCAAGCACGCTAGCAGATGGTGCGGCGCAATAGGGACGACGCAGTGCGCAGGTTGTTGCGGTGGCGCGCGCCCTCACCCCAACCCCTCTCCCGCAAGCGGGAGAGGGCCTAAAGCAAAGCGGCGTCGGATGCATCCCCTCTCCCGCTCGCGGGAGAGGGTTAGGGTGAGGGGGTGAGCGCAGCGAATGCTCTTGACCCTCGCTCGGGCCCCAAACTCGCAGCCCCAAACGAAGACCCGAAGGGCGGCGCACAGGAGGTGCGCCGTTTTTCGCTGGCACAGGGATGTGCCATCGAAAAATCCCCGCGCCTACTCCGATCTCGCAAGGGAGCTCTGGCGAAGCGTTTTTCTTTGGTGACTTTCTTTTGACGCTTATCAAAAGAAAGTGACCCGGCCGCTTGCGGACGGAAGTTGTTGCTGTTGCTTCGACCAACACACCCAAACACCTTCGCGAGTTCGGAGCTGATCGCGGCTCACGCCGCTCCTACAGAAAGCACATCCCGCAGAGACCGCAGCGTTCGTCGTAGTTGCGGGTTCGCGGTCGCAGCTTGCGCAGCTCCTACAGAGGTAGGCACGGCGTTCGTCGCAGATGAGAGGTCGCGGTCGCGGCTTACGCCGCTCCTACCCCAAGGCGGGCGCTGTGGAGGTGGGCGTCAGGCCTTGGCCAGCATCGGCGGCAGCGGGCAATGCAGCACCGCGCAGATCGTGCGCAACAGCTCCGCTTCGGCCACCGCGATGCGGCCGTCGTGACTGACCGCCGCCGTCACCCCCTCGACCAGCGCCTGCTTGGCCAAGGGATCTAACGCGTCCAGCGCCTCCCATACCCCGTCCAGCGCCAACACCCCGTTCGCCGGCGGCGCATACGGCCGATGCTCGTTGGGCAGCACGCGCTGCAGGCCCGCCAAGTACGCGCGCTGAGCCGCCGCGGTATCGGCATGCCCGGCCTGCGCAACCACCGCCAGCAGCGTGGCCAGTTCCGCCGCCACCGCCGCCGGCTTGCGCCGGCCGAAGCGCGCGTGCCGAGACGGGTCCAACGACTCGGTGACCTGCACCGTCAGCAGGCGCGCCAGGCAGTACTCGAACAGCGACACCCGTCCGTCGGCGTTGACCGCCGCTTGCACCGCGTCGGTGAAGGACTCCAGTTGCGGGCGCGGACGCAGGCGCAGCACCGGGAACGCCAGCGCGGCCAGCGGCAGGCGCAGCATCGGGTGCAGGCCGGCCAGCGCTCCGGCGCGCAACTGCACCGCCTGCTCGGCCAGATCCTGGCCCAGGCGCGCGGCGATTTCGTAGCGCTGACGCGCGGCCACCGCGGCGTCTTCGTCCAGCAGCAGCGCCAGCAACAGCGGCAGCACCGCCTCGCGCTGCTTGGCCAGCGCGCGCAGTTCGTCGGGCAAGGTGCTCACGATGCTGTCGGCGCGGCGGTAGTCGTCGGCACCGGGCTGGGCCACCTGCGCGGCCACCATCGGCGGGGTCAGCGCGTGCACGCTGTCGGCCGGCGGCAGCGGAGGCGGCACCGCCGCCAGGCCCAGCATCCGGTCCTCCTGCAAGCCTTGCGGCGGTTCCTGCGCCCAGCGCCGCGACAGCTGCTCCAGCTGATCGGCACGGAACGAAGGCTCCAGCGCGCGGATGCGCTCGAGCAGCGGCGGGTGCGTAGCGAACCAACCGTTGACGCCCACGCCGTCGCCGAACAGCATGTGGCTGATTTCCTCGGCGTCGGCGCGGTCGTTGAGCTTGGCGCCTTCGTGCAGGCCGCCGATCTTCTTCAGCGCGCCGGCCAGGCCCGCGGTCTGGCGGGTGAACTGCACCGCCGAGGCATCGGCCAGGCGCTCGCGCGTGCGGCTCACGCTGGCCTTGATCATGCGGCCGAAGAACAGGCCCACGTAGCCCACCAGCATTGCCAGCAGCGCCGCGACCAGGATCACGCTCACGCTACGGCCCAGGCGTCCGCCGCCGCGTCCGCCCTCCAGGATCTTGCGGCCGATGATGGCCAGCATCAGGATCCCGAACAGCACGCCGATCAGGCGGATGTTCAGACGCATGTCGCCGTTGAGGATGTGGCTGAACTCGTGCGCGATCACGCCCTGCAGTTCGTCGCGGTTGAGCCGGTCCAGCGCGCCGCGGGTCACCGCCACCGCCGCGTCGGAGGTCGAATAGCCAGCGGCGAAGGCATTGATGCCGGCCTCGTGCTCGAGCACGTACAGCTTGGGCACCGGCACGCCGGAGGCGATCGCGATCTCCTCGACCACGTTGCGCAGCCGGCGCAGGCTGGGGTCGGCGGTGTCTTCGGGCACCGGCACGCCGCCCAGCGACTGGGCCACGGATTCGCCGCCGCCGCGCAAGCTGGCGATGCGGAACAGCGAGCCCAAACCGATCACCGCCAAGGTGCCCAGCGTCGCCAGCGCGAGCAGGCCCGGATGCGGACCGGCGAACACCAGCACCGCCAGGTCCACCGCCAGCACGATGGCGGCCACGGCCAGCACGAACAGCAGCACCAGCCGGGTCGAGGTGCGGCGCGCCTGGGCCTGACGTTCGAAGAAGTTCATAGAGGCTGGATTCGTGGGGAGCGGCTATGGCAGTCGGCGCTGTTTCGATCCGTCATTCCCGCGAACGCGGCAATCCTGGGCGTTATCGCGGCATGACGCTGAAGTCTCTGGATCCCCGCCTCCGCGGGGATGGCGAGCAAAAGCCAAGCAGGCATAGCTCGCTTTTCCGAGCGCCCGGGCCTGCTAGAACTGCACCTTCGGCGCCTCGCGCACCTGCGCGCGGTCGGCCGGAATATCCAGCAGCGCCGCAGCGGCGAAATCGAACATGCCCGCGACCACGCTGGAGGGGAACACTTCGCGCTTGTTGTTGTAGGCCATGACCGAGTCGTTGTAGGCCTGGCGCGCGAACGCGACCTTGTTCTCGGTGCTGGTCAGCTCCTCGGTGAGCTGCATCATGTTCTGGTTGGCCTTGAGATCGGGATAGGCCTCCGACACCGCCAGCAAGCGCCCCAGCGCCCCATTCAGCTGGCCCTGGCTCGCGGCCAGTTGTTCCATCGCCGCCGGATCGCCGGGGTTGGCCTTGGCCGCGGCCAGGCCCGATACGGCCGCGCCGCGCGCGGCGATCACCGCTTCCAGGGTCTCGCGTTCATGCGCCAGATAGCCCTTCACCGTCTCCACCAGATTGGGGATCAGGTCGAAGCGGCGCTGCAGCTGCACGTCGATCTGAGCGAAGGCGTTTTTGTAGGCGTTACGCGCGGTCACCAGGCCGTTGTAGATGCCCACCGCCCAAATTGCGACGATGACCACTAAAGCCAACAAAATCAGAATGCTGAACATGATTGCTCCCCAATCCCCTGAGATCGGCGCTATTATCGGGCGCAACCTCAGCATACGCAGGCGCTGCGACCTATGAAAGACGAGCCGAACCCGAGGTCGCGACGCGTTTACTGGCGGGCGGCGAGCCTCGCCGGCTTGTTGACGCTGACCCTGGGCTCGGCCGCGCAAACGTCGCTGCGTTGGAACGGCGCGCAGCCCTCCGCGAACGCCGCTAGTTCCGCGCAGACCTTGCCGCAACCGGTGTCCGGCTACAGCGCCGCGCGCAACGACACCCTGCCGCTGGCCGCAGGCTTCGACGTGCAGCAGTTCGAAGCGATGGCGCAGCAACTCGTCGCCAACCAGCGCGTGCCCGGCCTGGCCATGGCGATCGTGCACGACGGCCGCATCCTCAGCGCGCGCGGTTACGGCATCACCGACGTCAAGGCCGCCGAACCCGTCGACGGCCACACCGTGTTCCGACTGGCCTCGCTGTCCAAGGGCGTGGCCGCGACCATGGCCGGCGTGCTGGTCAACGACGGCACCCTGCGTTGGGACAGCAAGCTGGTCGACTACATGCCCGGCTTCCAGCTGGTCGATCCCTACGCCGCGCAGCAGATCACCGTGGCCGACCTGCTCAGCCACCGCGTCGGCCTGACCCACAACACCTACGACCGCGATCTGGAGAACTACGCCGACTACCGCGTACTCACCCAGAAGCTGGCGTACGCGCCGATGAACTGCCAGCCCGGCACCTGCTACGGCTACCAGAACATCGCCTTCAGCCTGATCGGCGACGTGGTCTTCGCCGCCACCGGCGACTTCTACAGCCAGGAAGTGCAACGCCGTCTGTT
The sequence above is a segment of the Lysobacter silvisoli genome. Coding sequences within it:
- a CDS encoding NTP/NDP exchange transporter, coding for MAEGAPAAGQWGRFRAALAESPPLWWSLLYFFSLLCGYYVLRPVRDAMGASGDIETVFPPGLIAWAQGYGFSLKEFTLQVLFTCTFVIMVALQPVYGALVSRFPRRVFLPAVYLIFIACLIGFYWAFHRELPGRGALFFVWTAVFNLFAVTVFWSFMADVFDNEHAKRLYGYIGAGGTVGALLGPVITGSLVGRLGVANLLLVSAGFLCVCLLCILKLRVWAMRRERASGSVNGELAMGGSIVAGLKLVWQVPLLRALAIVMFFGVGVGTLLYNEQAAIVKALYPSAKDATRYYSAIDGAVNLTTIVVQLFVTRYLLRRWGVAPALLVPALAILFGYTLLAMSPLPLLVAIVQVATRAGEFSLAKPGRETLYTRVDRESRYKAKAVVDTVVYRGSDLTFVWLHKALTLLGTRMVFVVGIGVALGMTFGAWRVVRAQRTLPADPVTPGPDR
- a CDS encoding M48 family metallopeptidase; translation: MNFFERQAQARRTSTRLVLLFVLAVAAIVLAVDLAVLVFAGPHPGLLALATLGTLAVIGLGSLFRIASLRGGGESVAQSLGGVPVPEDTADPSLRRLRNVVEEIAIASGVPVPKLYVLEHEAGINAFAAGYSTSDAAVAVTRGALDRLNRDELQGVIAHEFSHILNGDMRLNIRLIGVLFGILMLAIIGRKILEGGRGGGRLGRSVSVILVAALLAMLVGYVGLFFGRMIKASVSRTRERLADASAVQFTRQTAGLAGALKKIGGLHEGAKLNDRADAEEISHMLFGDGVGVNGWFATHPPLLERIRALEPSFRADQLEQLSRRWAQEPPQGLQEDRMLGLAAVPPPLPPADSVHALTPPMVAAQVAQPGADDYRRADSIVSTLPDELRALAKQREAVLPLLLALLLDEDAAVAARQRYEIAARLGQDLAEQAVQLRAGALAGLHPMLRLPLAALAFPVLRLRPRPQLESFTDAVQAAVNADGRVSLFEYCLARLLTVQVTESLDPSRHARFGRRKPAAVAAELATLLAVVAQAGHADTAAAQRAYLAGLQRVLPNEHRPYAPPANGVLALDGVWEALDALDPLAKQALVEGVTAAVSHDGRIAVAEAELLRTICAVLHCPLPPMLAKA
- a CDS encoding GMC family oxidoreductase; translated protein: MYDYIIIGAGSAGCVLANRLSEDPDTKVLLLEAGPRDRHPFIHMPAGLSKLVGKKGVNWDYNTAPEAQLNGRTLWWPRGKVLGGSSSINAMCYIRGVPGDYDDWAALGADGWDWKTVLPYFRRSERNGRGDDALHGANGPLYVSDLRYTNPLSQVFIDAGREAGYAVTRDFNGASQQGFGYYQVTQKNGARCSSAVAYLDPARERHNLTIVTGAQVNRITLEHGRATGVVYSARGRAYHQQAGREVLLSGGAINSPQLLMLSGIGPAAQLRQHGIEVRVDLPQVGENLQDHLDICTLQHSTQRVTYDRVSDLRIAFDYYLRGHSGPGSSNIAEAGAFVRSALAPDDRADIQLHFVPGMLDDHGRHRLPGDGYTLHACFLRPRSRGRIALASANAGDKARIEARYLSDPEGFDLKMMLECAKLSRELFAQKAFDPYRGAPIFPTRNDYSDAELIEFIREKAETVYHPIGTCRMGSDADSVVDPQLRVRGVEGLRVVDASVMPTLIGGNTNAPTMMIAERAADLIRGRA
- a CDS encoding NAD-dependent epimerase/dehydratase family protein, producing the protein MTDRREFLAAGLAGASLLALPAFATAKPRSKPKPMKILVMGGTGFLGPHFVEAARKAGHTLTLFNRGKTNPDRFSGEDYSDVEQLHGDRKTDMKALEGERRWDAVLDTSAYLPADVTRSTQLLGARVGQYLLVSTISVYAKTDTPNQDETAPLAQLADPNVTQITGETYGGLKALCERAAEKEMPGKVTVVRPGLIVGPGDTTDRFTYWPARADRGGEILAPGSAQDPTQFIDVRDLAAFLLLCLERRTLGTYNADAPAGKLSMGEVLSACQQVAGELKAPASTLTWVPAAFLEAHKVGPWQDMPAWIPAQGEYAGFGRISSAKAQAAGLSYRPLRETARDTLLYWRALPAERRAKPKAGLSAAREAEVLAAWHAQAKSGA
- a CDS encoding serine hydrolase domain-containing protein, with the translated sequence MLTLTLGSAAQTSLRWNGAQPSANAASSAQTLPQPVSGYSAARNDTLPLAAGFDVQQFEAMAQQLVANQRVPGLAMAIVHDGRILSARGYGITDVKAAEPVDGHTVFRLASLSKGVAATMAGVLVNDGTLRWDSKLVDYMPGFQLVDPYAAQQITVADLLSHRVGLTHNTYDRDLENYADYRVLTQKLAYAPMNCQPGTCYGYQNIAFSLIGDVVFAATGDFYSQEVQRRLFKPLGMNDASLGLEGITASARWAKPHVRARGGWVSVTPKPTYYQLPPAAGVNASASDMAQWLLAQTGHRPDVLPAPLLATLHQPLVDTPGETRGSPWRRSRVSSAGYALGWRVYDYAGHRLVFHGGAVQGYRGLVALLPERDLGIAVLWNSESALPSGLLPTILDRAIGMPAERWLDVDFDDPTLYVDAGRPTPAPPGSEASTATAAPR
- a CDS encoding LemA family protein, which produces MFSILILLALVVIVAIWAVGIYNGLVTARNAYKNAFAQIDVQLQRRFDLIPNLVETVKGYLAHERETLEAVIAARGAAVSGLAAAKANPGDPAAMEQLAASQGQLNGALGRLLAVSEAYPDLKANQNMMQLTEELTSTENKVAFARQAYNDSVMAYNNKREVFPSSVVAGMFDFAAAALLDIPADRAQVREAPKVQF
- a CDS encoding metallophosphoesterase, which produces MSEPSPPRRRRKRRWAASILAALVLAFAVWGCVIEPASLRERDYAFGLPNWPRDCDGLRVDLVSDLHVGSPRNGLDRFDRLVRRLADSDAQAVLMAGDYVILSVFLGTYIPADTVAEHLKPLTARKPVYAVLGNHDWWKDGARVRRALESAGVVVLEDEAREVRLGGCRLWMVGIGDLLEAPHDVGKAFSAINDQAPALAITHNPLVFRQTPARASLLVAGHTHGGQIAFPLLGRPGLWKGADGAYPVGHFVEDGRQLFVTPGIGTSILPIRFGVPPEISRLHLCGQGREAACR